The following coding sequences lie in one Silene latifolia isolate original U9 population chromosome 5, ASM4854445v1, whole genome shotgun sequence genomic window:
- the LOC141656870 gene encoding uncharacterized protein LOC141656870 isoform X1, whose product MEKERENIASGSPGINPVKLNDCIEQLLEFILQAFINGTLDFDLGLSTNFCATLLNPNHDHDVHQFQSESPSISSGLPLYPLYKSLASALHQCIMSGSFVSVFETVSPMSEDDSLKELKEKWNELISVKGFELVNLLNSIRFELHVQEPYFTQLKDGLKTVEGRCAVGNYNRIGWGDLIFFNKCLMLEVQDVRRHASFYKMLEAESLEKVLPGVLTIEEGEQIYRNFYSKEKEQSNGVLAICVGKPASQPYSLLSDIIAGLGYKGIQSLLGLKHTIGTTPEALPPPRSTLLSSFMLPQNPNVKGCSLTDGARALSKHVNRCSSQYWGKLEGNDSSKNQHAMKVITHILDHCNWLNVHIVRPHGAVFEIRVPEGYGARWSSDGTKFIGFLEPYMEDGHSKKWRH is encoded by the exons ATGGAAAAAGAAAGAGAGAATATAGCATCAGGATCACCAGGGATCAACCCAGTTAAACTGAATGACTGCATTGAACAACTTCTTGAGTTTATACTTCAAGCTTTCATCAATGGCACCCTTGATTTTGACCTTGGTTTATCTACTAACTTCTGTGCTACCCTTCTAAACCCTAATCATGATCATGATGTTCATCAATTTCAATCTGAATCCCCTTCAATTTCTTCTG GACTGCCACTGTATCCACTATACAAGAGTTTGGCTTCTGCTTTGCACCAGTGCATTATGTCTGGATCGTTTGTTTCTGTGTTTGAGACGGTGTCACCGATGTCTGAAGATGATTCATTGAAAGAATTGAAAGAGAAATGGAATGAGTTAATCTCAGTGAAAGGGTTTGAATTGGTGAAT TTGTTGAACAGCATAAGGTTTGAACTTCATGTTCAGGAGCCATATTTCACACAACTGAAAG ACGGCCTGAAAACAGTTGAAGGACGATGTGCTGTTGGTAACTATAACCG AATTGGATGGGGGGATCTGATTTTCTTCAACAAATGCTTGATGCTTGAGGTCCAG GATGTCCGCCGGCATGCATCGTTTTATAAAATGTTGGAAGCTGAAAGTTTGGAGAAAGTCCTTCCAGGTGTGCTGACCATTGAAGAAG GTGAACAAATATACAGGAATTTCTACTCCAAGGAAAAGGAGCAGTCGAATGGTGTCCTTGCAATTTGTGTTGGCAAACCCGCTTCTCAGCCTTACAGCTTACTATCTGATATTATTGCA GGCCTTGGTTATAAGGGGATTCAGAGTCTTCTCGGCCTTAAGCATACTATTGGAACAACACCAGAAGCACTTCCTCCACCAAGATCAACTCTGTTGTCTTCATTTATGTTACCCCAAAATCCCAAT GTTAAAGGTTGCTCATTGACTGACGGTGCCAGGGCATTGAGTAAGCATGTCAATCGTTGCAGCAGCCAGTATTGGGGTAAACTAGAAGGAAACG ATTCGAGTAAAAACCAGCATGCCATGAAGGTGATAACCCACATTCTGGATCATTGTAATTGGTTGAATGTGCATATTGTCCGTCCACATGGTGCCGTCTTTGAAATACGTGTTCCCGAAGGTTATGGTGCTCGGTGGTCCAGCGATGGGACCAAG TTCATTGGGTTTCTGGAACCATATATGGAAGACGGTCATTCAAAGAAATGGAGACACTGA
- the LOC141656870 gene encoding uncharacterized protein LOC141656870 isoform X2, with protein MEKERENIASGSPGINPVKLNDCIEQLLEFILQAFINGTLDFDLGLSTNFCATLLNPNHDHDVHQFQSESPSISSGLPLYPLYKSLASALHQCIMSGSFVSVFETVSPMSEDDSLKELKEKWNELISVKGFELVNLLNSIRFELHVQEPYFTQLKDGLKTVEGRCAVGNYNRIGWGDLIFFNKCLMLEVQDVRRHASFYKMLEAESLEKVLPGVLTIEEGEQIYRNFYSKEKEQSNGVLAICVGKPASQPYSLLSDIIAGLGYKGIQSLLGLKHTIGTTPEALPPPRSTLLSSFMLPQNPNVAH; from the exons ATGGAAAAAGAAAGAGAGAATATAGCATCAGGATCACCAGGGATCAACCCAGTTAAACTGAATGACTGCATTGAACAACTTCTTGAGTTTATACTTCAAGCTTTCATCAATGGCACCCTTGATTTTGACCTTGGTTTATCTACTAACTTCTGTGCTACCCTTCTAAACCCTAATCATGATCATGATGTTCATCAATTTCAATCTGAATCCCCTTCAATTTCTTCTG GACTGCCACTGTATCCACTATACAAGAGTTTGGCTTCTGCTTTGCACCAGTGCATTATGTCTGGATCGTTTGTTTCTGTGTTTGAGACGGTGTCACCGATGTCTGAAGATGATTCATTGAAAGAATTGAAAGAGAAATGGAATGAGTTAATCTCAGTGAAAGGGTTTGAATTGGTGAAT TTGTTGAACAGCATAAGGTTTGAACTTCATGTTCAGGAGCCATATTTCACACAACTGAAAG ACGGCCTGAAAACAGTTGAAGGACGATGTGCTGTTGGTAACTATAACCG AATTGGATGGGGGGATCTGATTTTCTTCAACAAATGCTTGATGCTTGAGGTCCAG GATGTCCGCCGGCATGCATCGTTTTATAAAATGTTGGAAGCTGAAAGTTTGGAGAAAGTCCTTCCAGGTGTGCTGACCATTGAAGAAG GTGAACAAATATACAGGAATTTCTACTCCAAGGAAAAGGAGCAGTCGAATGGTGTCCTTGCAATTTGTGTTGGCAAACCCGCTTCTCAGCCTTACAGCTTACTATCTGATATTATTGCA GGCCTTGGTTATAAGGGGATTCAGAGTCTTCTCGGCCTTAAGCATACTATTGGAACAACACCAGAAGCACTTCCTCCACCAAGATCAACTCTGTTGTCTTCATTTATGTTACCCCAAAATCCCAAT GTTGCTCATTGA